The following coding sequences are from one Bacillus carboniphilus window:
- a CDS encoding LytR family transcriptional regulator, protein MSKRKKIFLSIASVLVVILSVLCMYAYNVYNSLQDTVSVMHQPIERDVPAKRVEKLSLEKKDPFSVLLLGVDKRENDKGRSDTMVVLTVNPNEDSIKMISIPRDTRVPIIGKDFEDKINHAYAFGGVPMSVATVEDFLDIPIDYYIEINMEGFQEIVDAVGGVKVKNQFAFNSGGFTFQEGQIELTGKEALAYSRMRYEDPRGDLGRQQRQRQIIEAVIRKGASLQSLWKYEDIFTALGNNVKTNLTFDEMVTFQSHYSSAVKQIDHYQVDGKGQRMDNIYYYVVSDEERARLQDIIKKHLGV, encoded by the coding sequence ATGTCGAAAAGGAAGAAAATTTTCCTTTCAATAGCTTCGGTATTGGTTGTGATTTTAAGTGTTTTATGTATGTATGCATACAATGTTTATAATTCGTTACAGGACACAGTCAGTGTTATGCATCAGCCAATTGAAAGGGATGTACCGGCAAAAAGGGTGGAGAAGCTATCGTTAGAAAAGAAAGATCCCTTTTCTGTTTTATTGCTAGGAGTCGATAAAAGAGAAAACGATAAGGGACGTTCTGACACCATGGTTGTCCTCACAGTAAATCCAAACGAGGACTCTATTAAGATGATCAGTATCCCTCGAGACACTAGAGTTCCCATTATCGGAAAGGATTTCGAGGATAAAATTAACCATGCATATGCCTTTGGTGGAGTGCCAATGTCCGTTGCAACCGTAGAAGATTTTCTGGATATTCCAATCGATTACTATATTGAAATAAATATGGAAGGCTTTCAGGAAATTGTAGATGCTGTTGGGGGAGTAAAAGTGAAAAACCAATTCGCTTTCAACAGTGGAGGGTTCACATTCCAAGAAGGTCAAATTGAGCTCACAGGAAAAGAAGCCCTTGCCTACTCCAGAATGCGCTATGAGGATCCGCGTGGAGACTTAGGGCGCCAGCAACGTCAACGCCAAATCATAGAAGCGGTGATTCGAAAAGGTGCAAGCCTGCAATCCCTTTGGAAATACGAAGACATCTTTACTGCTCTAGGAAACAATGTAAAAACAAACTTAACCTTTGACGAAATGGTCACATTCCAGTCCCACTATAGCAGTGCTGTTAAACAAATTGACCACTATCAAGTCGATGGAAAAGGTCAACGAATGGACAATATCTATTACTATGTTGTATCAGATGAAGAAAGAGCTAGACTACAAGACATTATTAAAAAACATTTAGGTGTGTAA